The genomic stretch TTGAGTTACAGTTTGGTAAGCACAATTAATCATTTGTCGCACTATGTTTTGATTTTTCACAAGGCATAACTTCCTTCAAGTACAAACAACCGAACTTCAACCCTTCAAGcattataaatatttattatacaATATAAAGGCACCACTCTGCTTGAGAAGCGCCATTGTTTATGCAAGCTCATAGTAGAAGCCTCTGCAATTGATAGTGCCCAAACCATCCGGTTTCTGAAGCACGGATGTTGCACCCTACCAGGCAAGAAAAATACTTGGATAAAAGATCCAAGCAATTATTGATGCCGAGCTGTTTGCCATGGATGGTGGGAGGATGCTTCATACTAATTCAGCAATCCCTGCAGGCACTGTATCATGTGCAGGGCACTGCTGACTGCAGATGCCACAGTGAGTGATCTACAGGTACTTGATCATGCCACGGCCTTCCACGCTGAGCTTCGATGCCTGAAGGTTTTTCTTCTTGGGCGCTTTCAGCTGCTGCAATTTCTTGTTCATCTGCATGTCCAACGAGAAGAATCAGCTATTGCTCAGTTGGTCCTACTTCAACAGTTAACAAGCACTTATAACAGGAGACAAAGCCAAGGTGTTTTAAAGGAATTAAAACCTTCAGCCGACGCTGGTCTTGGACAGCCTGCTTAGCACGAGCTCGTATCTGCTCAGGGTCAATTTTGGACTGTGGACGAATGACGAAGTCCAAAGGCGATGCTTCTGGCCTAGAAGCATGCTGCCTTGAACTACTTTGCCCAGACTTGCGTCTAAATACAAAGCATAGATAAAACAGATTAAACTAACAACTAGTAAATGGTGAAAACATGCACCTGTGCATCCAAGGCCACACAAATATGATTGAACTTACTGTGAAAAGTCAGCATCAAGATCATCATCTCTGGATTCCATTCCAGAGCTACTCGACGAAGGTCTTCATGACACAAGGGATAACCAATAAGAATACAAAGTACACACATAATATAAAGGACAAGAAGATATAGTCCTCAAATGGCCAATAAGTGCACACACTTACTTCTTCATTTGTGGCCGCCTGTAAGGTGCTCTTTCATCCTCATCATATCTCCTCATGTCCTCAAATCTCGTGCTCTTGTTAAATATTGGTCGACTCTGAATTTTTTACAAGTATGAACTAAGAACCCTTCACAACAACAAACACAAAAACATATGTGGATACTGAAAACAGACTTACCCATTTATCAACCAGCTCCTTAGCCAATTTCCTATTTGCAGTAGTCTCCTCGTCAGATTTGGACAAAAACATAATGACCTACATATGCACCATTGGATAGATTTAGCACATAGCAAATAATCTTCTGTAAAATAATATATCAGAAGGACTGGTATAAGCATACCTTTCCGAGACCACTTTTCTTAAGCTGCTCCCTTCGGTCATATTGCTCCAAGTCAATTGGAAACTGCAAGGGGCACGAAACTTTCATTAGCAACCAAATTCCAAGCCATCCAAAAATATGTCACAGACAACTATGCTCTTGTGCAAAACAAAGTTCTACAACGCAAAAAGGTCGAAGGAAATAAAGATGCCTACATCAGTTAATAATTTCAGTACAGCAGATCGAATATTCATGTTTGGCATGCTTCCATCAGGTAATGGCTCAAGCCAATTTTTTAGAAGAGTGAGAACTCCATGGTCAAGAAATTCCTGCTGAAGATTCTTCCTGTGAAACAGAAATAAACAAGAAAATATTACTGTTTGCTATAAACAAATAACAATGTGCACTGGCAATGGCACTACAGGTAAGATTCCAGATATCTTACTTGGAGAGAACATCTATGAGCAGAGGAAGCTTCATAAGTTTATTAATGGCTGGCTTTGATTGCCTATTCAAGTTCGCATCTTCTTCGGCTGCTACCTCGAACTCGGCAATGAATTGTTCCACTATAAGACCAATATCTGCACGAGGGCGatcattcttcttcttcttcttaccaCCCTTGAAGAGTCGCTCAATTTCATCGTCCTCCTCACCCTCCTCAGCCTATAGTCATCAACCCATATTGTCAGTGattaaaaaacaaaacaaaagataGCATATGGCATGGTGCAATGGCCCAGAAATAAATAGACATATTCGAGCCAACAAGGGACTATTGCAACCATGGTTTTAGATCAATGAGGATTAAACTCCAAAGCTTCTATCAAATCCTGCAATGCTATGAAAGGATGTCTAACACGATACTTCAGTTAATAGGAAACAGCAACCAGTTCTCAGGTCAATGAATATTGTCAATTTGCTACTAGAGCAACTGGCATGGAACACAACCAAGAGTAAGACATAAGATACAATGAACCAACAGACATTTGTTTAACCTGTATGACAATTCAACTTGAAGaatacaaaaagataatgctGTAAGGCACCTGAacatttaagaaaaaaaaaatacctgTGCATAACGTCCAGGTGAATGCCGCTCATTATCGCTGCCATAACGATCAGCTGGATCAACCCCAGTGTCATCAATGAAATTATCATCGTCTACAGTTCTAACACCTTCTTGGTCATCCTGTTCCATCATATTAGAATATCATGTCAGTGAAGAGCATTAGTCTGTCCAAGACATTGAAAATAGTAGGCTAAAAGTAATTAAAAGTGTTAAACAAGCATGGTTAATAAGGCAGTAAGTCAAGCCATGTTAATTGATGGAGCAGAAGAGGTGGAACAGCAAGATTCTAGCAGTGCGCTGCCAAGAACCAGGAGTGTGCCCTCTTCCATTTCCCCTTCCCTGTCAATTGGCGAGTGGGAGAGATGGGTTATGGCTTCATGGGACCTGTAGGCGCACAATTTCCGCCGGAGCGTGACTCCTGTCGGTCTCCCAAATCTCTTGCACCCACTCCTGCGCCCATTTTTTTCCATGTGCGAAGCTCCTCTCCCACTCCCACGCCCGTGCTCATGCGGCGTCTGCCTCAGGCTGCTCGGCCTTAAACAGCACCAAATCGCACCTAGGTAACAACTTATGTTGCAAAGCAGACGCCATAGCCCGATTGGTCGTGGCAAGGCTGACGCGCAGCCTGGAAACTCAACTGGACACCAAAGCAATGCCTAGGTGACGACTTAAAAAGCATGATAACAAGGTCCAATGGTCTGACTTGATACGCACCAACGTTTTAAACAACCATCCTGATTCCTTAGTAAGCAATTCTCCTTGAAGAAAAAAGAAATGAAGGAACTAAATGCAAAGAAAATTTTCCATATAGAGAAGTGAACAGAGCAGCATTTCAGTTATACAATCTCCTTAAAAACAAGATATCACAATGCTACTTGAGTTGCCACATGAAGGCAAATCCTACCTTGCAGAACTAATCCAGAGGGATATAAATAGAAGAGAAGCACTCCTATTAGACATGCCAATAGCCTACATAGTTCCCTTTAAAAATGCTACCTGCAAAACTTTGGAGATGCTACACATCCCGGTCCAAGAGAGTTGGCTACAAACATCGTACTAACACCTATAAAAATAATCTGAATACTAAAGCATGTCAATAACAACCAGATAAACCAACCACACCGATACACAGACTATGACAAACAAACTCACTTAGACAGTTGACTGACCATCAAGAAAAGCTCAACAATTCACCAGAATTAAGTgacaaatccaaaaaaaaaaaaggcagatAAAAAAGATAGCTAGTATATTCCATGGCAAAGCATTATTATAATCTCCTTCAACAGATAGAGTGATCACTAGTTCACTAGGCAGTTGATACAGGTTGAATTTTCCAGAAACCTTTCATATTAAGCCCAAAGGAGTTCTAAAAAGTTAATGCACATATATACTAGAACAAGTACAGTAAAGGGCATCCAAGCAGTAATGAATTGAAAAGGAACTGAATCAAACTGAAACATATAGCACACAATCATAATTACCTCTGAATCATCACCAGCAATGGTATCCCAGAGCTCCTGGATCTCCCTCTCCCCATCATCCTGGTCCTCCCTACCGCCTGAGTCCCTCCCTCCTGATCCCCGCCTGTCCCTCACCATCCCACTATCCCTCCCCCTGCCGTCATCCTCCCTCCGccttttcttctccttcttctccttgccCGCCCCGCCCCTCGCGAGGTCCCTCAGCGACGACGAGCCCTTCCTCTTCCTCGCCTCAGCCGCGGGGTCCGCGTCCTCGTCCTCCAACGCAAAGTCATCCAGCCCGTCGTCGCCGGgcatgccgccgccgccaccgccgccgcccttCTTGAGAAGGCGCTTCCGGGGCTTGGAGGAGGACCCCGCCCCGCCGTCGTCGCCGTGGACGGGGGTCGGGGAGCGGCCGCGGGTCCaatcgccgccgtcgccgaggTCGTCATCGAGGTCTTCGTAGGGCTGGGGCTCCGGGGAGGGCTCCCGTTCGTCGAGGTCCATGGTCGGCTCGCCTTCGTCGTCCAACAAGTAGCTGGGGTTGTAGATCGAGGAGGTGAATCAGAATAAGGCGTCGAAACCATAGGAGACACGGAGAGAGGGAAAGGGGGGCCACGGAGCGGAGCGATACTTACTTGTCCCCCATGGCGACGACGGCGAGACGGGAAGCGAAACCCTAggtgaggagaggagaggagagaggcgagctggagctggagcgggggtgaggaagaagaaggaagagtCCTGTCGTCGGTGGACCGTGGGAGGAGAGGAAAGATCGAGTCGGCATCTCGGGGGAGACGGGGAGGAAAAGGATTGGGAAGGCCAAGTGGGCTGTAATTTTTGGGCTTTTGGGGCCTTCTGGACCCGCAAGAACTCTCTACGGGCAGTCGAGGATATAAActaaattttagtgagaaaagAACTGGTCTATTCTAAATGAAAATTCACATCAGCAGTCGAGGATATAAACCTCTATAATTAAAAACAGCTGCAAATCTCCACTCAATTCAACACAAAATACAAACACACAAGCTCGCGTGATTACTGACCTATTCAACACTGAATAATACAACACCATGATATAATTATTCTGGTACAATACAAACAATCCCCTGTTCACTACGTACTACTACTGCTGTTACACAATCCCCAAAACAGTATATTTCTTAtgtatgaaaaaaaaaagacgacGCAATCCCGGCAGGATGATCCGAATTCCAACAGCAGGAGAGCATGCATGCAGAGCAGTAACAGTAACACGTACGCATCAGCACCAAACGGTACTGGGAATGGGATGGGCGGCGGCCAGGGTCAGGTCGACGCTCCCCGGCTTATTAGCCCTTGATGACGACGGAGAATCCACCGAGAGCGATGATGGCAACCAGAGGCACCACGGAGGCGCAGACCACGCTCGCGCGGAATGCGCGACTGCGGCCATGGCCTTGCTGGCCGGAGCTGGCGGCGAGCCAGCAGGCGATGGCGACTTCCGCCAGCCCGGCAGCGAAAATTCCGGCGAGGGTGGCGTAGTAAGCAAACCTGTGCTGCTCGAAGACGACTCCGTGCGGGGATCTGTAGAACGCGGTGGCCACATCCATGATCAGCGTGGGCAAGCCCGATGCGCACAGCCAGCGCGTGAGCTGCTTCGAGTCGTTGGTGCCTGCAGCAGCCGCAGCTTCGCTTGGGCTTATGCCAATCGAGACAGCAACGTCATCACCGATGGGACGGAGCTGCGTGGTGGTGCTCGACATCGCCGTCTGTGGGGAAGGCAAGATGAAGTAGGAGTATTTTTTAGTGGTGTGCCTGCCGACTGGCAAGGCGGGCGTATATATAGGTTgtgggggtggggtgggggggggggggggggggaagggCGGGGGCAGAGAACACGGACGGGCCCGCGATCGGCCCTGACGGCGCGAATAAACAACTCCGGCGGGAGGCGCATCAGGAATCGGAGATGGCCCTGTCCGCGTCATGCTGCTACAGGCTTGTCCGCGTCCTCTGGAAAGTGTCAGCGTGACTTTCCTACCTCCATACACCGTTCAACACAGATCTAACGGCTGACAAACAATCTAACATAaagtattattattttataggcAAGTTGCAATGCTTTACTCTACTTCTACAGCGTGCTCGTGTTCATGGACATCCTGCGCTGAATCAAGCAATTTTGCATAATTTTTGGCTGActtgattttttttggatttaatattgtaacactttcgtttgtatttaacaatcattacttaatcatagactaattagacttaaaagattaatCTTGCAAGTTatagtcaaactgtgtaattaattattttttatctatatttaatgctcaatgcatagcccgcaaaatttgaggtgatggaaaatcttaaaaagtttttggattttggggtgaactattt from Sorghum bicolor cultivar BTx623 chromosome 3, Sorghum_bicolor_NCBIv3, whole genome shotgun sequence encodes the following:
- the LOC8060802 gene encoding protein IWS1 homolog 1 — encoded protein: MGDNYLLDDEGEPTMDLDEREPSPEPQPYEDLDDDLGDGGDWTRGRSPTPVHGDDGGAGSSSKPRKRLLKKGGGGGGGGMPGDDGLDDFALEDEDADPAAEARKRKGSSSLRDLARGGAGKEKKEKKRRREDDGRGRDSGMVRDRRGSGGRDSGGREDQDDGEREIQELWDTIAGDDSEDDQEGVRTVDDDNFIDDTGVDPADRYGSDNERHSPGRYAQAEEGEEDDEIERLFKGGKKKKKNDRPRADIGLIVEQFIAEFEVAAEEDANLNRQSKPAINKLMKLPLLIDVLSKKNLQQEFLDHGVLTLLKNWLEPLPDGSMPNMNIRSAVLKLLTDFPIDLEQYDRREQLKKSGLGKVIMFLSKSDEETTANRKLAKELVDKWSRPIFNKSTRFEDMRRYDEDERAPYRRPQMKKPSSSSSGMESRDDDLDADFSQRKSGQSSSRQHASRPEASPLDFVIRPQSKIDPEQIRARAKQAVQDQRRLKMNKKLQQLKAPKKKNLQASKLSVEGRGMIKYL